In Synechococcus sp. KORDI-100, a single window of DNA contains:
- a CDS encoding rhodanese-related sulfurtransferase: protein MNTTERQANTSKTLVAAFYAFCPLDDNQREALLADLPTLAADGGVVGSVLIAIEGVNGTISGPKIDVDQLLARIQEALNSAEKPEEPLEVKRSWAEKPVFRRFKARRKKEIVTMGVESVDPRSSAGTYVDPDDWNALVDDPDTLIIDTRNSYETAIGSFEGAIDPGTESFRDFPAWADTGLRALVQERAPKRIAMFCTGGIRCEKASSYLQDNGFGEVHHLRGGVLKYLETVPEADSRWHGECFVFDQRVALNHRLEPGEHSICHACGLPLSPEQRDHPTTIKGVQCVHCVDRFSDADRERFAMRQRQMEQQKQDEGTD, encoded by the coding sequence ATGAACACGACAGAGCGGCAGGCCAACACGAGCAAAACGCTGGTGGCGGCGTTCTATGCCTTTTGCCCGCTCGACGACAATCAACGGGAGGCCTTGTTGGCTGACTTGCCAACCCTGGCAGCTGATGGCGGTGTGGTTGGCTCCGTGCTGATCGCCATAGAAGGCGTGAACGGCACAATCAGCGGCCCCAAAATCGACGTGGACCAACTTCTGGCACGGATTCAGGAGGCACTGAACTCAGCCGAAAAACCGGAGGAGCCACTGGAGGTGAAGCGCAGCTGGGCCGAGAAGCCGGTGTTCCGTCGCTTCAAGGCCCGGCGTAAAAAGGAAATTGTGACCATGGGGGTGGAGAGCGTTGACCCGCGCAGCAGCGCAGGCACCTACGTGGATCCAGACGATTGGAACGCTCTGGTGGATGATCCCGACACACTCATAATCGATACACGCAACAGCTACGAAACCGCCATCGGCTCCTTTGAGGGAGCCATTGATCCTGGAACCGAGAGTTTCCGCGATTTTCCTGCCTGGGCTGACACCGGGCTGCGCGCGTTGGTGCAAGAAAGAGCCCCCAAGCGCATTGCCATGTTCTGCACCGGTGGGATTCGCTGCGAGAAGGCCAGTAGCTATCTGCAAGACAACGGCTTCGGGGAGGTGCACCACCTGCGCGGCGGCGTTCTCAAGTATCTGGAGACGGTGCCGGAAGCCGACAGTCGCTGGCATGGGGAATGTTTTGTGTTCGATCAACGGGTGGCCTTGAACCACCGGCTTGAACCCGGCGAACACAGCATCTGCCATGCCTGCGGGTTGCCGCTGTCACCGGAGCAGCGTGACCATCCCACCACCATCAAAGGGGTGCAATGTGTGCATTGCGTTGATCGCTTCAGCGATGCCGATCGTGAGCGGTTTGCGATGCGGCAACGGCAGATGGAGCAGCAGAAACAAGACGAGGGAACGGATTGA